GAAATGGCTGCAGGAGCGGCTGAAGGCCATCGGCCTGCGCCCGATCAGCTTCCTCGTCGACGTGACCAACTACTTCACCTTCGACCGCAACCGCCCGCTGCACGTCTTCGACGCGGCCAAGGTCACCGGCGACCTGCGCGTGCACCGTGCCAAGGGGGGCGAGACGCTGGAGGCGCTCGACGAGCGCACCTACACGCTCGAGCCCGGCATGGTGGTGATCTCGGCCGGTGACACGGTGGAAAGCCTCGGCGGCGTGATGGGCGGCGAGCCCACCGGCGTGTCGGACGAGACCGTGGATGTCTTCCTCGAGGCCGCCTATTTCCAGACCGTCCGCACCGCCTACACGGGCCGCGCGCTGAAGATCAATTCCGACGCCCGCTACCGGTTCGAGCGCGGCATCGACCCCGCGTCGGTGGCCCCGGGCATCGAGGCGGCGACCGCGATGATCCTCGACATCGCCGGCGGCGAGTCCTCGGAGGTGATCGTCGCAGGCGCCATCCCCGACGTGAGCCGCGCCTACAAGCTCGACACCGACCGGGTGATCAGCCTCGTCGGCATGGAGATCCCCGCGGACACGCAGCGCGCCACCCTGACCGCGCTCGGCTTCACCTTCGACGGCGACATGGCCAACGTGCCGAGCTGGCGCCCGGACGTGATGGGCGAGGCGGATCTGGTGGAAGAGGTCGCACGCATCGCCTCGCTCACCAAGCTGCAGGGCCAGCCGATGCGCCGCGCCCAGCCGGGCGTGCCGAAGCCGATCCTGTCGCCGATGCAGAAGCGCGAGCAGGTGGCCCGCCGCACCACGGCGGAACTCGGCTACAACGAGTGCGTGACCTACAGCTTCATCGACAAGGCGGCGGCCGAGCTCTTCGGCGGCGGCACCGATGCGACCATGCTGGCCAACCCGATCAGCTCGGAGATGAGCCACATGCGCCCGTCGCTGCTGCCGGGCCTGCTGCAGGCGGCAGCCCGCAACCAGGCGCGCGGCTTTGCCGACATGGCGCTCTTCGAATGCGGTCCCGCCTTCGCTGGCGGTGAGCCGGGCGAGCAGGCGACGCAGGTCACCGGCATCCTCGTCGGCCGCACCGGTCCCAAGGACGTGCACGGCGCGGCGCGCGCCGTCGACATCTTCGACGCCAAGGCCGATGCCGAGGCGATCCTCGCGGCCATTGGCGCGCCCGCCAAGATGCAGATCCTGCGCGGCGCCGAGGAATGGTGGCACCCGGGCCGTCACGGCAAGCTCTGCCTCGGCCCGAAGAAGGTGCTGGGCGTCTTCGGCGAGCTGCACCCCAAGGTGCTGCAGGCGATGGACGTGAAGGGGCCGGTCGTGGCCTTCACCCTCTATCCGCAGGAAATCCCGCTGCCGCGCAGCACCGGCTCGGCGCGCCCCGCGCTCAAGCTGAACGACCTGCAGGCCGTCGAGCGTGACTTCGCCTTCGTGGTCGACTCGAATGTCGCCGCGCTGGACCTCGTGAACGCCGCGGCCGGTGCCGACAAGGCGCTGATCGAGGACGTGCGGGTGTTCGACGAGTTCATCGGCGGCAGCCTCGGGGCCGGCAAGAAGTCGGTCGCCATCACCGTGCGCCTGCAGCCGAGCGAGGCGACGCTGAAGGAGAAGGACATCGAGGACGTGGCGGCCAAGATCGTCGCCAAGGTCGAGAAGGCCACCGGCGGCACGCTGCGCGGCTGATCCGCTTCCAATGACAGGAAAGGCCCCGGCAGATCGCTCTGCCGGGGCCTTTTTCATTGTCGGGTCCCGCGGTGGGGCCGTGGCGGGGAGTCACCCCCGCCAGAACCTCAGCACCTCGATCCGCGCCACCCGCAGCACGAGGCGCCAGACCGAGGCGAGGGTCGGGCGCGTGTCCGTGCGCGGGCCGGGCGCCGAGGGGGTGATGACGCGGGGCAGGGTCAGTTCCCCGGCCGCTTCGGCGGGGTCAGCTCGGCGCCGCTCAGCACGCCGTCGCCGTTGCGGTCCATGCGGGTGAACATCTCGTGCGCGCCGGCCTTGAACTCGGCCTTGGTGATCTTGCCATCGCCGTTGCTATCGAGCTTCGGCCCGCCGGGCTGTCCGCCCTTTGCCGGGGCTTGCCCCCGCGCATCCTTGCCGGCCGCGGCACCCGGGCCACCCTGCGGGCGCGCCTCGGCCTCCGAGAGCACGCCGTCGCGGTTGCTGTCGAGCCGGGTGAACATCTCGGCGTTCTGCGCCTCGGCCTCGGCCAGCGTGACCTTGCCGTCGCCGTTCCGGTCCATCTGCTTGAGCATGTCGCCGGGGTTACCCTGCGGCTGCGCCGCGAGGGCAGTGGCCGAGAGGAGGAGGGCGGTTGCTGCTGCGATGAGGGGCTTCATGGGGCGTCCTTTCTTGCCTGTGTCGCCCTGATACGCAGCCCGCGCGCGCCTCCGTCGCGGGATCAGCCCTCGGACACGAATTCGTCATAGGCGGCCAGCGCCTTGGCCGCGTACATCAGGCCCGGCCCGCCGCCCATCTGCACCGCCACGCCGCAGACCTCGGCGATCTCCTCGCGGGTGACGCCAAGGCGGACCAGCGCGTTCACGTGGCTCAGGATGCAGGCATCGCAGCGGATCGCGATGCCGATCCCGAGCGCCACGAATTCCTTTTCCTTGTGGTTCAGCGCGCCCTCGGCCGAGGCGGCCTTTTCCATCTCGACGAAGCCGGCGAAGGTCTCGGGGATGGCCTTGCGCAGCTCGCGCAGTTCGCTGCGTTTGCCGGCGAGTTGTTCCTTGAACGACATATCGCTCTCCCTGCATGTGACTGCGTCCTGATGACCATGCGCGCCGGGCGGCGGCCTTGATCCAGATCAGACAAGGGGAGGGTAGCGGGTTTGCGTGTCCCGCAGAATGCGAAAGGCCCCGCTGGGGGCCTCTGCATCGGTCGGACCTGTGCGCGGAGGCAATCAGCCCAGCAACCGCCGCGCGATCACCTGCGCCTGGATCTCGGCGGCACCCTCGAAGATGTTGAGGATGCGCGCGTCGCAAAGGATGCGGCTGATCGTGTATTCCAGCGCAAACCCGTTGCCGCCGTGGATCTGCAGCGCGTTGTCGGCATTGGCCCAGGCGACGCGGGCGCCGAGCAGCTTGGCCATCCCGGCCTCGAGATCGCAGCGGATGCCCTCGTCCTTCTCGCGCGCCGAGAAATAGGTGAGCTGGCGGGCGATCATGATCTCGACCGCCATCATCGCCAGCTTGCCCGAGACACGCGGGAAAGCGATCAGCGACTTGCCGAACTGCTTGCGCTCCTGCGCGTAGCGCATGCCGACGTCGAGCGCCGATTGCGCCACGCCGATGGCGCGGGCGGCGGTCTGGATGCGGGCGCTCTCGAAGGTCTCCATCAGTTGCTTGAAGCCCTTGCCCTCCTCGCCGCCCAGCAGGTTCCCGCCCTTCACCCTGAAGCCGTCGAAGCCGAGTTCGAACTCCTTCATGCCGCGATAGCCCAGCACCTCGATCTCGCCGCCGGTCATGCCGGGGGTGGGGAAGGGGGTCTCGTCGTCGCCGGGGGTCTTCTCGGCGAGGAACATCGACAGGCCCTTGTAGTCGGAGCTGCCGGGATCGGTGCGGGCGAGCAGGGTCATCACGTGGGCGCGGGCGGCGTGGGTGATCCAGGTCTTGTTGCCGGTGATGATGTAGTCGCCGCTCTCGTCCTTCACCGCGCGGGTGCGCAGCGAGCCGAGGTCGGAGCCGGTGTTGGGCTCGGTGAAGACCGCCGTCGGGAGCTTCTCGCCGCTGGCGATCTGCGGCAGCCACGTTTCCTTCTGCTCTTCGGTGCCGCCCGCGAGGATCAGCTCGGCGGCGATCTCGGAGCGGGTGCCGAGGCTGCCCACGCCGATGTATCCGCGCGACAGTTCCTCGGAGACGACGCACATGGACGCTTTCGACAGGCCGAAGCCGCCGTATTCCTCGGGGATGGTCAGGCCGAAGACACCCATCTCGGCGAGCTCCTCGATCACCTCCATCGGGATGTAATCGTCCTTGAGGTGCCACTCGTGGGCGAAGGGCTCGACCTTCTCGACGGCGTAGCGGCGGAACTGCTCGCGGATCATCTCGAGCTCGTCGTCGAGCCCGGTGCGGCCGACGGTGATCTCGGCGGCGCGCTCCTCCATCAGCTGCACGAGGCGGGTGCGGGCGGCCTGGCTGTTGCCTTTGGCGGCCAGCGCCCCGGCGGCCCCCTCGCGCAGCGGCGTGGCGGCGGTGGCGGGCAGGCCGAGATCGGTGAGGCGCACCATCTCGCCCTGGTTCATCTGGATGCCGCCGGCGATCTGGCTGAGGTACTCGCCGAAGGCGATCTGCAGGAGCAGTTGCTCGACCTCGGAGAACGTGCCCTCGGCCACAAGCCGCTCGGCCCAGCCGTGCATCTGGCGCAGCGACTCGGCGTAGGTGGCGAGCCAGGCAAGGCCATGGGCGGCGAACTGGTGCTCTTCGATCAGGCGGCCCGAGACGCGGCCCTCCTCCTCGATCAGCGCGCGGACCGAGGCGCGGGCCTGTTCGAAGACCTGCGCGACCGGAGCCAGCGCCGCGCCGGTCAGTTCCAGAAGATCGTCCAGCACCGTTCCCTCTTCCAGCATGCCACCCTGTCCGTCATGAGCCATGAATCATCTCCTCTCGTGCCACGGATGCAGATAGCGATTTTGCAGTCGCAGCGCAACAAAAATACCCAATGATGACATATAATGTTGCGATTATTGCTTGACCAATAGGGGCTGCCGGGCGGTTCCGCCCGTGATATGAGCAGCTTATGGACGCGCTCTTCACCCTCGTATCGCCGCCGATGCTGGCGCTCGCCTTCGCCGTTGCAGCACTGGCGGGGCTGGTCAAGGGCATGGTCGGCTTTGCCATGCCGATGATCATGATCTCGGGGCTGGGATCGGTGGTCTCGCCCGAGCTGGCGCTGGCCGGGTTGATCCTGCCGACGCTGGCGACCAACGCCTTCCAGGCCTTCGGCGAGGGGCCGCGCGCGGCCTGGGAGACGGTGAAGCGCTTCCGCGTGCTGCTGAT
The Salipiger sp. H15 DNA segment above includes these coding regions:
- the pheT gene encoding phenylalanine--tRNA ligase subunit beta, producing the protein MKFTLSWLKDHLDTSATVDEITEALTDLGLEVEGVENPGDRLSAFTIGKVLKAEKHPDADKLRVCTVMTDEGESQIICGAPNAREGITVVVAKPGTYVPGIDTTIQVGKIRGIESFGMMCSEREMELSEEHDGIIELPSGEVGERFIDWLAAHDPAKVDPVIEIAITPNRPDALGVHGIARDLAARGLGTLKPLPEVTVPGTFASPINVTIDEDTLDDCPVFYGRVIRGVKNGPSPKWLQERLKAIGLRPISFLVDVTNYFTFDRNRPLHVFDAAKVTGDLRVHRAKGGETLEALDERTYTLEPGMVVISAGDTVESLGGVMGGEPTGVSDETVDVFLEAAYFQTVRTAYTGRALKINSDARYRFERGIDPASVAPGIEAATAMILDIAGGESSEVIVAGAIPDVSRAYKLDTDRVISLVGMEIPADTQRATLTALGFTFDGDMANVPSWRPDVMGEADLVEEVARIASLTKLQGQPMRRAQPGVPKPILSPMQKREQVARRTTAELGYNECVTYSFIDKAAAELFGGGTDATMLANPISSEMSHMRPSLLPGLLQAAARNQARGFADMALFECGPAFAGGEPGEQATQVTGILVGRTGPKDVHGAARAVDIFDAKADAEAILAAIGAPAKMQILRGAEEWWHPGRHGKLCLGPKKVLGVFGELHPKVLQAMDVKGPVVAFTLYPQEIPLPRSTGSARPALKLNDLQAVERDFAFVVDSNVAALDLVNAAAGADKALIEDVRVFDEFIGGSLGAGKKSVAITVRLQPSEATLKEKDIEDVAAKIVAKVEKATGGTLRG
- a CDS encoding carboxymuconolactone decarboxylase family protein; this encodes MSFKEQLAGKRSELRELRKAIPETFAGFVEMEKAASAEGALNHKEKEFVALGIGIAIRCDACILSHVNALVRLGVTREEIAEVCGVAVQMGGGPGLMYAAKALAAYDEFVSEG
- a CDS encoding acyl-CoA dehydrogenase family protein, producing the protein MAHDGQGGMLEEGTVLDDLLELTGAALAPVAQVFEQARASVRALIEEEGRVSGRLIEEHQFAAHGLAWLATYAESLRQMHGWAERLVAEGTFSEVEQLLLQIAFGEYLSQIAGGIQMNQGEMVRLTDLGLPATAATPLREGAAGALAAKGNSQAARTRLVQLMEERAAEITVGRTGLDDELEMIREQFRRYAVEKVEPFAHEWHLKDDYIPMEVIEELAEMGVFGLTIPEEYGGFGLSKASMCVVSEELSRGYIGVGSLGTRSEIAAELILAGGTEEQKETWLPQIASGEKLPTAVFTEPNTGSDLGSLRTRAVKDESGDYIITGNKTWITHAARAHVMTLLARTDPGSSDYKGLSMFLAEKTPGDDETPFPTPGMTGGEIEVLGYRGMKEFELGFDGFRVKGGNLLGGEEGKGFKQLMETFESARIQTAARAIGVAQSALDVGMRYAQERKQFGKSLIAFPRVSGKLAMMAVEIMIARQLTYFSAREKDEGIRCDLEAGMAKLLGARVAWANADNALQIHGGNGFALEYTISRILCDARILNIFEGAAEIQAQVIARRLLG